The following are encoded in a window of Trichocoleus sp. genomic DNA:
- a CDS encoding late competence development ComFB family protein — MGTYKNVMELLVEEEVVRQCKVLPSRVATYINPEELVAYALNQLPALYATSNQGLEYQIQKGRVKHRPEIEKAVQRAIAAVRRDPLRRYTPLNLAQATPLREVLQQIRRLLKNDQIEWEAVPSAVEQALKRVAYQSAQGGSTWRSSPIASEPSNRSTRTARIAASAHPVPPPPPKSLPVAVPQSDALRQDNYTELYDWDDPLYYSR, encoded by the coding sequence ATGGGGACTTATAAGAACGTCATGGAGCTATTAGTAGAAGAAGAGGTCGTGCGCCAGTGTAAGGTGTTACCCTCTCGCGTGGCGACTTATATAAACCCTGAAGAACTCGTTGCTTATGCGCTGAACCAGCTTCCGGCACTTTACGCGACAAGCAACCAGGGTTTGGAGTATCAGATTCAGAAAGGCAGAGTCAAGCATCGTCCAGAAATTGAAAAGGCAGTGCAGCGAGCAATTGCTGCTGTCCGGCGCGACCCACTGCGTAGATATACGCCGTTAAATTTGGCACAAGCGACGCCTTTGCGAGAAGTGCTGCAACAAATTCGACGATTGCTTAAAAATGATCAGATTGAATGGGAAGCTGTGCCGAGTGCAGTAGAACAGGCATTGAAACGAGTTGCTTATCAATCTGCCCAAGGAGGCTCAACTTGGCGTTCTTCCCCGATCGCGTCTGAACCCTCTAATCGATCGACCCGTACCGCTCGAATTGCTGCATCTGCTCACCCTGTTCCGCCCCCACCGCCCAAATCCCTCCCGGTTGCTGTGCCTCAGTCAGACGCATTGCGTCAGGATAACTACACCGAACTTTATGACTGGGATGATCCGCTTTATTACTCGCGATAG
- a CDS encoding UPF0182 family protein — translation MVQAKPTSNPPLLNWLLGAIGVFFLLDLLFLLVAEGLWFQEVDYLQVFSTRLWTRAIVGLFTFGISFGLLSVNLSIAQNRAWAAIPETDRPAFPGQMGLRRLLIFGLLLGLTIAVLLLYNGQAVLQHWHPRFSPDSPLPVPEPLGFHLIWAWIQQTWAAGNFWQFVGVLGLAIGLLIVPPFMFQTIGLLLSLGFALVLSEHWATILAAFQPTSFHQTDPLFGHDICFYIFQLPVWRLLEFWLSGLAVFLFSAVSLTYLRSGNSLSQGYFPGFTVLQHRHLASVSSFLMLMVSLRYWIDRYNLLYSSQGVSFGASYTDTRVTLPVYTGLSLLAVLFAIGLLIQGLQLKKPLRMRDRTVEVNRSVRQANRIAYPIAPKQKQQEFGAAETKIRTRLISPITGLLFYTLIAIITGSLVPWTVQKLVVQPNELQLEQPYLERTIALTREAFDLSKIDVETFNPQTNLTQADLQQNNLTVKNIRLWDTRPLLETNRQLQRIRPYYEFPDADIDRYPLTTPDGIQQQQVFIAARELDYKAVPAPAQTWINQHLVYTHGYGFTVSPVNQVGEGGLPDYLIQGITPTASNADILKSIPIGKPRIYFGELTDTYVMTPSTVPELDYPSGSENVYNLYDGRGGVSIRTVWQRLLFAEYLRDWRMLLADDFTPKTRLLFRRNINQRIRTIAPFLQFDHNPYLVSADTGNRDWQRGSQVRTAAGGSPEPDESYLYWIVDAYTTSDRFPYADPLGNSFNYIRNSVKVVIDAYHGSVNFYVADPQDPVIQTWQKVFPNLFQPFSEMPEVLQQHSRYPRDLFQVQSNHVMTYHMTDPVVFYNREDLWRTPTEIYGSTPQPIEPYYLIMKLPIGSEEEFILLYPFTPSQRNNLIAWLAARSDGSQYGKMLLYVFPKQKLIFGPEQIEARINQDPVISQQISLWNRAGSRAAQGNLLVIPIEQSLLYVEPLYLEAEQNQLPTLVRVIVAFGNRIAMTETLGQSLSAVFQPVPAAAPIVRPVEENIQPTD, via the coding sequence ATGGTTCAGGCAAAGCCAACCTCAAATCCTCCGCTTCTGAACTGGCTACTCGGTGCGATCGGCGTTTTCTTTTTGCTCGATCTGCTGTTTTTGCTGGTTGCAGAAGGACTGTGGTTTCAGGAAGTTGATTATCTGCAAGTCTTTTCAACTCGCCTCTGGACGAGGGCAATTGTCGGTTTGTTCACGTTTGGCATCAGTTTTGGGCTGTTGTCGGTCAACCTGTCGATCGCTCAAAATCGAGCCTGGGCTGCTATCCCAGAAACCGATCGCCCTGCGTTTCCTGGACAAATGGGATTACGACGGCTGCTCATTTTTGGCTTGCTGCTCGGTTTAACGATCGCGGTACTGCTTCTTTATAACGGGCAAGCCGTTTTGCAGCATTGGCATCCTCGCTTTAGTCCCGATAGTCCTCTGCCCGTTCCAGAACCGTTAGGGTTTCACTTGATTTGGGCTTGGATACAGCAAACCTGGGCAGCCGGAAATTTTTGGCAGTTTGTTGGAGTGTTGGGCTTGGCGATCGGGCTGCTGATTGTGCCGCCGTTTATGTTTCAGACGATCGGGCTGCTGCTGAGTTTGGGGTTTGCGCTGGTGTTATCAGAACATTGGGCAACCATTCTGGCAGCATTCCAGCCAACAAGCTTTCACCAAACCGATCCGCTGTTCGGGCATGACATTTGCTTTTATATCTTCCAGCTACCGGTCTGGAGGCTATTGGAGTTTTGGCTGAGTGGGCTGGCAGTTTTCCTGTTTAGTGCAGTGAGTTTAACTTATTTGCGATCGGGCAACAGCCTCAGCCAGGGCTATTTTCCCGGATTCACCGTTTTACAGCACCGTCACCTGGCAAGCGTCAGCAGCTTTTTAATGTTGATGGTCAGTCTACGCTATTGGATCGATCGCTATAATCTGCTTTATTCCTCCCAGGGCGTTTCATTTGGGGCAAGCTATACGGATACAAGGGTGACCTTGCCCGTTTATACGGGGCTAAGTCTGCTGGCGGTTCTATTCGCGATCGGGCTACTCATCCAGGGATTACAGCTCAAGAAACCGTTGCGGATGCGCGATCGAACAGTGGAAGTTAATCGTTCAGTCCGGCAAGCCAATCGCATTGCCTATCCGATCGCTCCGAAGCAAAAGCAGCAGGAATTTGGTGCAGCAGAGACAAAAATTCGAACCAGGCTAATTTCTCCTATTACTGGGCTGTTGTTCTATACGCTAATAGCGATTATCACGGGAAGTCTGGTTCCCTGGACGGTTCAAAAACTCGTTGTGCAGCCCAATGAGCTTCAGCTAGAGCAACCCTACCTGGAACGGACGATCGCCCTGACCCGTGAAGCCTTTGATCTCAGCAAAATTGATGTCGAAACCTTCAATCCTCAAACCAATCTCACGCAAGCAGACTTGCAGCAAAACAATCTTACGGTGAAAAATATCCGGCTTTGGGACACTCGCCCGCTGCTGGAAACCAATCGCCAACTGCAACGCATTCGTCCTTACTATGAGTTCCCGGATGCAGATATCGATCGCTATCCGCTGACAACGCCCGATGGCATTCAGCAACAGCAGGTATTCATTGCCGCCAGAGAGCTAGATTACAAAGCGGTTCCTGCCCCTGCCCAAACCTGGATTAATCAACATCTGGTCTACACACATGGCTATGGTTTTACGGTCAGCCCAGTCAATCAAGTTGGTGAAGGAGGGCTACCCGATTATTTGATCCAGGGCATCACACCAACTGCCAGCAATGCCGATATCCTCAAGAGCATCCCGATCGGCAAACCGCGCATCTATTTTGGGGAGTTGACAGATACCTATGTCATGACACCATCAACGGTTCCAGAACTGGACTATCCAAGCGGCAGCGAAAATGTTTACAACCTTTATGATGGTCGCGGTGGCGTCTCGATCAGAACTGTTTGGCAGCGGCTGCTGTTTGCCGAATATTTACGCGACTGGCGCATGCTCCTGGCAGATGACTTTACCCCTAAAACGCGGCTCCTGTTTCGCCGTAATATCAACCAGCGGATTCGGACGATCGCCCCATTTCTGCAGTTCGACCACAATCCTTATCTAGTGTCTGCGGATACAGGAAACCGAGATTGGCAGCGCGGCTCACAAGTCAGGACAGCGGCAGGCGGCAGCCCAGAACCAGATGAAAGCTACCTGTATTGGATCGTGGATGCTTACACAACGAGCGATCGGTTTCCTTATGCTGATCCGTTAGGCAATTCGTTTAACTACATTCGTAATTCGGTTAAGGTCGTGATCGATGCTTATCATGGCTCGGTCAACTTTTATGTCGCTGATCCGCAAGATCCGGTCATTCAAACCTGGCAAAAGGTTTTTCCGAATCTGTTTCAGCCGTTTAGTGAAATGCCAGAAGTCTTGCAGCAACACAGTCGCTATCCTAGAGATCTGTTTCAGGTGCAGTCAAACCATGTCATGACCTATCACATGACCGATCCAGTTGTGTTTTACAACCGGGAAGATTTGTGGCGCACCCCCACCGAGATCTACGGCAGCACCCCTCAACCGATCGAGCCTTATTACTTGATCATGAAACTACCGATCGGCTCTGAGGAAGAGTTTATTCTGCTCTATCCCTTTACCCCATCTCAGCGAAATAACCTGATTGCCTGGCTCGCAGCCCGATCGGACGGTTCCCAGTATGGCAAGATGCTCCTCTACGTTTTCCCCAAACAAAAGCTGATTTTTGGTCCTGAGCAAATTGAGGCGCGAATCAATCAAGATCCCGTTATTTCGCAGCAGATCTCGCTCTGGAATCGTGCAGGATCACGGGCAGCCCAGGGGAATTTGCTGGTCATTCCGATCGAACAGTCTTTACTCTACGTCGAACCTTTATATCTGGAAGCAGAACAGAATCAGTTGCCAACTCTAGTGCGGGTCATTGTGGCATTTGGCAATCGAATTGCGATGACTGAAACGCTAGGACAATCCTTAAGTGCCGTCTTTCAGCCTGTTCCCGCTGCTGCCCCGATCGTGCGTCCCGTCGAAGAAAATATACAGCCCACAGACTAG
- a CDS encoding class I SAM-dependent methyltransferase, with translation MVETNAETHVSIGKLLSSQGRFAEALAHFQSALAIDPNFPQLSENIAFVRFGNQILTKGYEFTQDWFSWTVPIWESRLQQFAHRPNLQAIEIGCWEGMATCWLLDNILTDPTAAITCIDTFQGSMEHQRFEPAYLQAIERRFDANLDRTGAAQKTRKIVGKSQEVLRYLPLNTYHLAYIDGSHLAWDLLEDAVLVWRLLQVGGLIIFDDYRLKFAQNPAWNPHIGIDAFISSFSPKIKVHHHAYQVMVEKLAD, from the coding sequence ATGGTAGAGACTAACGCCGAAACCCACGTCTCGATCGGCAAACTCCTCTCTAGCCAGGGTCGGTTTGCGGAAGCACTAGCGCACTTTCAGTCAGCTTTAGCGATCGACCCCAACTTTCCGCAGCTATCCGAAAATATTGCATTTGTGCGGTTTGGCAACCAGATTCTCACGAAGGGTTACGAATTTACGCAAGATTGGTTTAGCTGGACTGTACCGATTTGGGAGTCGCGCTTACAGCAATTTGCTCATCGCCCCAACCTGCAAGCGATCGAAATTGGCTGCTGGGAAGGAATGGCGACCTGTTGGCTTTTGGATAATATCCTGACTGATCCAACTGCCGCGATCACCTGCATTGATACCTTTCAGGGCAGCATGGAACATCAGCGATTTGAGCCAGCCTATTTACAAGCGATTGAACGGCGGTTTGATGCCAATCTCGATCGCACTGGAGCCGCACAAAAGACCCGCAAAATTGTTGGTAAATCGCAAGAAGTGCTGCGCTATTTGCCGCTGAATACTTACCACCTGGCTTATATTGATGGTTCGCATCTCGCCTGGGATCTGTTGGAAGATGCCGTTTTGGTTTGGCGATTGCTCCAGGTTGGTGGGCTAATCATTTTTGACGACTATCGCTTGAAGTTTGCTCAAAACCCAGCGTGGAATCCTCATATCGGCATTGATGCATTTATCAGCAGCTTCAGCCCCAAAATAAAGGTACATCACCACGCTTATCAGGTGATGGTTGAAAAACTGGCAGACTAA
- the ggt gene encoding gamma-glutamyltransferase, with the protein MPQPTQGSIAAGHPKTAEAGLEIFRLGGNAFDAAVAAVCASFVTEPMLTSPAGGGFLLAHTQDNQDILFDFFTQTPRQKRPASEVDFYPVTVDFGGVTQDFHIGLGSIATPGTIAGLYQVQQKLGRLPFSVVLEPAIHYAKTGIEITEFQAYSYKILSPILLASAEAKRILAPQGIPQQGDRFTFPDLAATLSEFAKTGIDSFYHGELARQIVKDAETLGGYLTLADLEQYRVIERQPFKTHYRDNTFLTNPPPSSGGTLIAFALRLLEQIDLSTISFGSIEHQRILADVMRLTNLARKDGYADRLYEPDIADRFLADEHLAQYIQQLTSEVNKWGSTTHVSAIDSEGNAASVTSSNGEGSSYVIPGTGIMMNNMLGEADLHPGGFHQWQENVRISSMMAPTMILHNGKPEIVLGSGGSNRIRTAILQVISNLLDFQMPVESAVCSPRMHWESGTFNLEPGFEAGTDRTFPFDGIVERWQAQNMFFGGVHAVTRSLNGELAGAGDRRRGGAVEIYGRD; encoded by the coding sequence ATGCCCCAACCCACACAAGGCTCGATCGCTGCCGGACATCCAAAAACTGCTGAAGCAGGGCTAGAAATCTTTCGCCTGGGGGGAAATGCCTTTGATGCTGCTGTTGCTGCCGTTTGTGCCTCATTTGTCACCGAGCCAATGCTGACCTCTCCGGCAGGAGGCGGGTTTTTGCTGGCGCATACGCAAGACAACCAGGATATTTTGTTTGACTTCTTCACTCAGACCCCCCGACAAAAGCGTCCTGCAAGTGAAGTTGATTTTTATCCCGTCACCGTTGATTTTGGCGGTGTTACTCAGGATTTTCATATCGGCTTAGGTTCGATCGCCACACCCGGTACGATCGCCGGACTTTATCAGGTGCAGCAAAAGTTAGGTCGGTTGCCTTTCTCAGTTGTGCTGGAGCCTGCCATTCACTATGCCAAAACGGGCATTGAGATCACCGAGTTTCAAGCCTATTCCTACAAAATTCTCAGTCCAATTCTGCTGGCGTCGGCGGAGGCAAAGCGAATCCTTGCGCCTCAAGGCATCCCGCAGCAGGGAGATCGGTTTACTTTTCCTGATCTGGCTGCAACCTTAAGTGAGTTCGCTAAGACAGGAATAGACAGTTTCTATCACGGTGAACTGGCACGGCAAATTGTCAAAGATGCTGAGACGCTAGGGGGTTATTTGACCCTGGCAGATCTGGAACAGTATCGGGTGATTGAGCGACAGCCTTTCAAAACGCACTATCGCGACAATACATTTCTCACCAATCCACCCCCCAGTTCCGGCGGCACCCTGATTGCCTTTGCGCTGCGGTTGCTGGAACAGATCGATCTCTCGACAATCTCATTTGGCTCCATAGAGCATCAGCGGATCTTGGCAGATGTCATGCGCTTGACGAACCTGGCGCGAAAAGATGGCTATGCCGATCGCCTCTACGAACCAGACATTGCCGATCGCTTTTTGGCAGACGAACACCTGGCACAATACATCCAACAACTCACCTCTGAAGTGAACAAGTGGGGCAGCACCACCCATGTCAGCGCGATCGACAGTGAAGGGAATGCTGCGAGTGTCACCAGTTCTAATGGCGAGGGATCATCCTATGTGATTCCGGGAACGGGCATAATGATGAACAACATGCTGGGTGAGGCAGACCTGCATCCGGGCGGGTTCCATCAGTGGCAGGAGAATGTGCGAATTTCTTCGATGATGGCTCCCACCATGATTTTGCATAACGGTAAGCCAGAAATTGTCTTGGGGTCAGGGGGTTCTAACCGAATTCGCACTGCAATTTTGCAGGTGATTTCTAACTTGCTAGACTTCCAAATGCCCGTTGAGTCAGCCGTTTGCAGTCCGCGAATGCATTGGGAAAGCGGCACCTTTAACTTGGAACCCGGCTTTGAAGCAGGAACCGATCGCACCTTTCCCTTCGATGGCATTGTGGAACGCTGGCAAGCGCAGAATATGTTCTTCGGCGGCGTTCATGCCGTTACGCGCAGTCTCAATGGAGAACTAGCAGGCGCAGGCGATCGCAGAAGAGGTGGAGCTGTCGAGATTTATGGTAGAGACTAA
- a CDS encoding caspase family protein, with product MAKMALLVGVSEYEPGLNPLPGAVKDVEAMRQMLLHSDMGGFSESDIMLLKNPERQEAEMAIETLFSSRHTNDLVLLYFSGHGIKDDLGSLHLATRTTRKNSKGELIRSTAVSAKFVQQCMGLSRSKRQVVILDSCFSGAFAEGMSAKDDGTIDIRNQLGGEGRVVLTSSSSTQYSFEQQGQDLSIYTRYLLEGIETGEADLDNDGVVSVNELHEYAAMKVQEAQPAMKPEIYVSKEGYKIRIAQACVNDPKLRYRREVQKSAGHDGNISSIARATLDTLRKNLGLSAAEAKTIEDEALDPRREREQSLRQYKHEFMEAILREYPISKQTRTELRALQKALKLEDEDVSPIEAQLTTLKSAAQFQVNQNLEEIVEGIDTSPQDGKVPSQTLALPSSQSSTKFYENHSLIIGLLIATVIGSSAFLYWQFKVERSMRLKAATLQSQHNYKDIPSKFSWIKDKLLFQKIQGVLQQDDLEGARQTEQEMTSPDWKQQANSLIAEKENAIGNFWLQKIQEVLEVNDWNSAREIEQKMPSQDWKQKAQLIIDKKIEGSALYEQQQRELAEQAKREAEVKAQHEAELAERAKQETETARQNNSISGNTQAVLPSPELLTGAKLYNHCFRVTGLGVNIRSDDNLNDQIVGEVVRTVNVGDPVLATEETQVAQTLEDQEMRIWLKITSPVEGWITRGFLEQTTCP from the coding sequence ATGGCAAAGATGGCGTTGCTGGTTGGGGTAAGTGAGTATGAGCCTGGGTTGAATCCGCTTCCTGGAGCAGTGAAGGATGTGGAGGCAATGCGACAGATGTTGTTGCATTCAGACATGGGTGGGTTTTCAGAATCAGATATTATGCTGCTGAAAAACCCCGAGCGGCAAGAGGCAGAAATGGCAATTGAGACACTGTTTTCCAGTCGGCATACAAATGATTTAGTGCTTTTGTACTTTTCTGGACATGGTATTAAGGATGATTTAGGTAGCCTTCACTTGGCAACCCGCACAACACGAAAAAATAGTAAAGGTGAGCTGATTCGATCAACGGCTGTATCAGCTAAGTTTGTTCAACAATGTATGGGACTCAGCCGTTCGAAAAGGCAGGTTGTGATTTTAGATAGCTGCTTCAGCGGGGCTTTTGCTGAAGGCATGTCTGCTAAAGATGATGGAACGATTGATATTCGTAATCAGTTAGGCGGTGAAGGGAGGGTTGTATTAACTTCTTCTAGCTCGACTCAATACTCCTTTGAGCAGCAAGGACAGGATTTGTCAATTTATACCCGTTACTTACTTGAAGGTATTGAAACTGGGGAAGCAGATTTAGATAACGACGGCGTAGTCTCTGTTAACGAATTACATGAGTACGCTGCTATGAAAGTCCAGGAAGCTCAACCTGCTATGAAACCAGAGATTTATGTTAGCAAGGAAGGCTACAAGATTCGAATTGCTCAAGCTTGTGTTAATGATCCAAAGTTGCGATATCGTCGAGAAGTCCAAAAGAGTGCTGGGCATGATGGCAATATATCTAGTATTGCTCGTGCAACTTTAGATACGTTAAGAAAAAACCTTGGGTTATCAGCTGCAGAAGCCAAAACAATAGAAGACGAAGCTTTAGATCCTCGTCGTGAACGTGAGCAGAGTCTGCGTCAATACAAGCACGAGTTCATGGAAGCCATTTTACGAGAATATCCAATTAGCAAGCAAACTCGTACTGAGTTAAGAGCTTTACAAAAAGCTTTAAAGCTTGAAGACGAGGATGTTAGTCCAATTGAAGCACAGCTTACTACGCTGAAATCAGCAGCCCAATTTCAAGTCAATCAAAATCTAGAGGAAATAGTCGAAGGCATAGACACATCACCGCAAGACGGTAAAGTTCCGTCTCAAACCCTAGCACTCCCTTCCTCTCAATCTTCTACAAAATTCTATGAAAATCACTCTTTAATAATTGGACTTCTTATAGCAACTGTCATAGGCAGTTCTGCTTTTTTGTACTGGCAATTCAAGGTAGAACGATCAATGCGCTTAAAGGCTGCAACGTTGCAAAGCCAGCATAATTATAAAGATATACCTTCCAAATTTTCCTGGATTAAGGACAAACTACTTTTTCAAAAGATTCAAGGGGTTCTTCAACAAGATGATTTAGAAGGAGCAAGACAGACTGAGCAAGAAATGACTTCTCCTGATTGGAAACAGCAGGCAAATTCGTTAATTGCTGAAAAGGAAAATGCAATTGGAAACTTTTGGTTGCAGAAGATTCAAGAGGTCCTTGAAGTAAATGATTGGAACAGTGCAAGGGAAATAGAACAAAAAATGCCTTCACAAGATTGGAAGCAGAAGGCACAGCTGATAATTGACAAAAAGATAGAAGGAAGTGCTCTTTATGAGCAGCAACAGAGGGAGTTAGCAGAACAAGCAAAACGAGAAGCTGAAGTGAAAGCTCAGCATGAAGCAGAACTGGCAGAACGAGCGAAACAAGAGACTGAAACCGCAAGACAGAATAATTCCATTTCAGGAAATACGCAAGCAGTCTTGCCATCTCCAGAACTGCTAACAGGAGCAAAGCTTTATAACCATTGCTTTAGAGTAACTGGTTTAGGGGTAAATATTAGATCAGACGATAATCTAAATGATCAAATTGTTGGTGAAGTAGTTCGTACAGTTAATGTAGGGGACCCTGTCTTAGCTACAGAGGAGACACAAGTTGCACAGACATTAGAAGATCAAGAGATGCGAATTTGGCTAAAAATTACATCTCCTGTAGAAGGGTGGATTACCCGTGGCTTTCTAGAACAGACTACCTGCCCTTAA
- a CDS encoding XDD3 family exosortase-dependent surface protein, with the protein MKFSTLTILLGIAAPLCILATTGQTAQAGTLRNNWNYSIDSFKDGTEGSTIGDKSKFEFYGMAFREMNDRVYFALNSNLSTSGYTSGGARNGKISYGDLLLNFRGSNFSQANGNLLGIRFDASNDTQLKLGLYGNVQATSLTSVNAGYAHMSDHTKYVNASGSASYGDLAETVSTTGTSYFNSQQAAPTNINSGTFLGNISSLMSKTDLNSLGLDFSQFGAKGEYTFGFSVDKALLPNGDFVASLFAECGNDGVALVGETKSVPEPSSLAGLMAVLGLVGGSRQLRRRSQASVV; encoded by the coding sequence ATGAAATTCAGCACTTTGACGATTCTGCTTGGCATAGCAGCACCCCTTTGCATCCTGGCTACCACAGGACAAACGGCTCAGGCGGGTACACTCCGCAACAACTGGAACTACTCGATCGATTCCTTCAAAGATGGAACGGAAGGATCAACCATTGGTGATAAGAGTAAGTTTGAGTTCTATGGCATGGCATTCCGCGAGATGAACGATCGCGTTTACTTTGCGCTCAATTCCAATCTATCAACCAGTGGCTATACGTCTGGCGGAGCCAGAAATGGCAAGATCAGCTATGGTGACTTGCTACTCAACTTCCGCGGTTCTAACTTCAGTCAAGCGAACGGCAATCTGCTTGGGATTCGGTTTGATGCTTCCAATGATACGCAACTGAAATTAGGCTTGTATGGCAATGTCCAAGCAACAAGCCTGACCAGTGTAAATGCTGGTTATGCTCATATGAGTGACCACACAAAATATGTCAACGCAAGCGGCAGTGCATCTTACGGTGATTTAGCCGAAACCGTATCCACAACAGGAACCTCCTACTTTAACAGTCAGCAAGCTGCCCCCACAAACATCAATTCTGGGACGTTTTTGGGCAATATTAGCTCGCTCATGAGCAAAACTGACTTGAACAGCCTGGGGCTAGATTTTTCTCAATTTGGGGCTAAAGGAGAATACACCTTTGGCTTCAGCGTAGACAAGGCTCTCTTGCCAAACGGTGATTTTGTTGCCAGCCTCTTTGCAGAGTGCGGTAATGATGGAGTTGCATTGGTTGGGGAAACCAAGAGTGTTCCAGAACCCTCCTCGCTTGCGGGGCTAATGGCAGTCTTGGGCTTGGTTGGCGGTAGCAGACAGCTTCGTCGTCGTAGCCAAGCTTCAGTCGTATAG
- a CDS encoding dihydrofolate reductase family protein, with translation MRSIKLYIATSLDGYIARRSGEIDWLFDDQDYGYSDFLGSIDTMIMGRKTYEQVLTFGEYPYPDKKNYVVSNQLQGKPAPYAEFVEADQLKPLVEELRRSDGKDIWLVGGAQVVQFFMQHRFVDELILSIHPIVLGDGIPLFLNDPQIETLFHLETVKPYNSGLVQITYSLAEGSP, from the coding sequence ATGCGATCGATCAAGCTCTACATTGCCACCAGTTTAGATGGATATATTGCCAGGCGATCGGGCGAAATTGATTGGCTATTTGACGATCAAGATTATGGCTACAGCGATTTTTTAGGCTCGATCGATACGATGATCATGGGTCGCAAAACCTATGAGCAGGTGCTAACGTTTGGTGAATATCCTTACCCAGACAAAAAGAATTATGTGGTTTCGAACCAGCTTCAGGGCAAACCTGCTCCCTATGCTGAGTTTGTTGAGGCTGACCAGTTGAAGCCATTGGTGGAGGAATTGCGGCGATCGGACGGCAAGGATATTTGGTTGGTGGGTGGCGCACAAGTCGTTCAGTTCTTCATGCAGCATCGGTTTGTAGATGAGCTGATTTTGTCGATTCATCCGATCGTTTTAGGCGACGGCATTCCTTTGTTTTTGAATGACCCGCAGATTGAAACCTTATTTCACCTGGAAACAGTTAAGCCTTACAATTCAGGACTGGTGCAGATTACCTATTCTCTGGCAGAAGGATCTCCTTAA